The genomic stretch ATTTCTGCATAGATAAGAAggacggttcttttccataggaaggaaatcacccagccccagtgttcggacagcaggggagaggcacccccaggaggccaagggcagccagacctgtctgtcctggcagctttcaccTGGGAGCAATCTTTGGAAGTATGGAGCTTTaaaggtggaatcccaattttggccatggtcaaGATGGAttgtttttccaaaggaaagtaaagcacaaagtccaagtgttttggaagaagatgagaggtggccacccTCAGCAAGccctgtctctcctggcaccttttgtctaggggctttccttggacattgggcattttggaggtggaatctcagttttggctgtgggtgcctggaCAGGAAGAAGAGTTCTTTTtataaggaaggaaagcacccagccccagtgtttcagaggcagatgagggccagccctcaggaagccaaagccagccagacttgtcactcctggcagcttttgtctgggagctatccttggatatagggaattccagaggcagttgcccagttttggccatgagtgcctggttgagatggagggttttttcccacaagaaataaaagcacatGGTCCCAGGGTTtcaaaggcagatgagaggtggccccaggtaggcaaagcagacAGATCTGTCCCTCCTGGCAGATTTCATCTGGGAACAAGCTTTgcatataaggaaatttggagaaGGAATCACAGTTTTGGCCATAGGGCCCTGGAGGAGGATCAGGACAGTTCTCTCCCATAGGAaagagagcccagagccccagtgcttcaggggcagatgaggagcagccctcgacatgccaaggtcagccagacctgtccagcagcccctgggaggccaaaccagccacacctgctccctgtgcccttggttccatggggccccacagtgtcccaatggtctccttgattccaggagtccctgcagtgtcacagtgttctcctttcttctgcagtgtcacaacggccccttggttccatgagtttCTGGACTGTCAGCAATGGTTTCTTTGCTCCAGAGGGGCCTTGATGTGTCACAAGGGCTCCGTGGCTGGGGTTTGTGTCTCACCCACGCTGGAACCCCAGCAGTTGGTAGCCATGTGCGTTTCTTTCTATAGAGCTTCtgtcttcctgtctctctgccttctccttccAATGCTCTTGATATGGAACATTTTTTGATACCTCAACAACTGAAGTGATTAAACATTTCCAGGTACACCGGGCTGAGTTAATGAAGTCACTGCTATGGTGTTTTATGTTGAATTGGATGTTTTATTAAATCTTTTTCCAAAGTTTCTTGATTTTCTGTACTTTGCCAGTAAAATTTTGTGTCATTTTGACCTCTTGAGAATATATGGTTGGTGTTTCTCCTGTGCACCAAACTCCAGGAAAGGAACCCATGGTTACTGTGAGAAACGACTGCTgactttcaaaattttaaaaggtttattcaACCTTAACAAAAATGACAAGCGAAGGACAAAATAAGGAAGAACAGGCCTGGGAGCTCCCCTCATGGCTGCCTACCATGTGCCTGACTCGTCCTCAAGATGGACACTTCGCCTTTGATACCCCGGGATTGCATCAGCcaaccctggcccctcccaCAGTCTGTCAGTCAACTCTTCTTTGCTGTTTATTGGTGGAGTCTGCTTTCCTGCAGCTTGATTGGCGGGTCAGGTGCTGTCATGCCATGCCCCCTCCCCAAGGAGCAAGTTTTTGTTCTCGCCTTCTTTCCACCTGTCCTGGATGGCTCAGGCTGTCTTATGGTAACAATAGGGAGGAAAGGGACTGTGGGGAGAACAGGGGACATCTAAACAACAGACTGTAATAACATAATCACACATCaataaagcttctcttaatattcaTACAGTATCCatcccttaattgtgagagcaaATCATCTCATTAGCCATCTATAACATAAAGGGACGTAAAACCACCGTTAAAAGGCTTGGTTCAACCTAAAATTACCCAAAGAGGCCTAAAATCCACCCATATGAGCCTAAAATCAGCCAAAGGCACCTAAAATCCAGTTTATCCTAGAATCACCCAAACAGgcccaaaccccacccaaagGGGCATATAACATCAAAAGGGATCTAAAATCCACCCTCAAACCCACCACATTTGGCCTAAAATCAGCACACAGGCCTAAGATCCACCCTAAAAGGCTTGAAATCACTGCAAGGGAGCTGAAATCCACCCTAAACCTGCCCAGTTTGGCCTAAAATCACCCAAATGGGACCTAAATTCTCTGGGACCAAgaccaaacccagcagcagaaCCAGCACTAGCAGCAAGACTGAGACCGACACTGGAACTGAGATTGGCAGCACTACAGGACCGGCACCAGGACTAGGACCGAGACCCAGACCAGAACCTGCACCAGAACTGGCACTGGGACCAAGACTGGGACCAAGCCTGACACTGGGACCAGCACCAGGAGCGCTTTGGAACTGGGACTGGCACCGGCAGCGCTCCAGGACTGGGATCAGGACCGAGACTGGAACCCAGCACCtgcaccgggactgctctgggACCGGGACCAGGACCGAGACTGGGAGCCCTccaggactgagactgagaccgTCACCGGAACCAGCACCGAGAGTGGCAGCGCtctgggactgggactgagacTGAGATTGGCACTGGGAGGACCAAGACCAGCACCAGTAGCAGCACTGGGTCCAGAACCGCTCTGGGACCAAGACTGAGACCAGCACTGAAACCAGCACCAGCAACTGGTGCCAAGAATGGCACTGCTCTGGGACTGAGACAGGGACTGAGAACAGGACCGGCACCGCTCTGCGATTGAGATTGACATGAGAACCAGAATCAGCGCCAGGAGTGCTCCAGGACTGAGATGGAAACTGAGGCGGGCACCAGGACCAGGATCAGTGACAGGATCACTCTGAGACTGGCACCAGGATCGGAAATGGGATTGGAAATGGGATTGGAAATGGGATCCCTCCTGGACCTCTGCGTTCATTCTGGGGAGTTTTGGCTGCGTGGGATCCCCTTGGTTCACATTGATCTGGTGCAGCCATCCTGGTCCATATGGTCCAGTTTGTGTGATCTCAGTCTCTGCTCCTAATCCCTATGGTCCCAGCCTGTGAAATCCTGGTCCACATGATTCCAGTCTGTACAATCCCAACCCATACAATCCCAGTCTACAAAATGCCAGTCCACATGGTCCCAATCTGTGCAGTCCCAGTCTGCAGGATCCCAGTCCACATGATCCCAGTCTGTATggtcctgatccatatggtccCAGTAGGTGCAGTCCCAGTCTgtgggatcccagtccatatgATCCCAGTCTGTATGGTCCTGCATGGCACACActcccagggtctggaattccagttcccagccaggaaaagatgttcctgcccttgaagGCAAAGCTCTTAAATGGGGCCAAAAGCCAAGTGGAGCAAGATCctacagtgacatttcactgccagccttcAGAACTTCACCCGTGGCTGTTGTAGCTCCTGCACTGGGAATTAAATCAGGGCAGGGTCTTTGgtggcagctgccctggctcaagggagacactgagagagaaacagaaaggcaaagagaggcaggagagaaaggaggacacaaacacaatcagctgagaaggtggcactctgcaaacgGAACTGCAATGGACTGAAAATGAATGGGACAGAAATCActaactctgaaagttttatttgatatcaaatacatcccaccCACCCAGCCTCACACAATCCCCACGCCACCGTACCAAATTTGGATCCCAATTCTCCCAGTCTCCTTCCAACCCCATCTCACCATGGCGGCTGTGGAATCAAGTGAGTCTGGCATGGGACTGAGTTTTTTTGAGGTGGCAACAAGCCATTATGAAGTGGGATTGAGCCCGTATGAATTAAAATTCAGTTGTTTTAAGTGGGATTCAGTTGTTTTGAGGTGACCCTCTTGGCTTTTGGAGTGCACAGAGATGAAGAACACTGCGCAAAATCCCCCCTGCCCAGAACCCACAAGTCCTCCAGAATATTTCCCCAAACCATCAATTCCCCCTTAAAAACCTCTGAAATTGTGGAACTTTAGACATCTTTGAtcaatttatttcatttaaccCTGTTTTGACTGTTTTTAAGGGATGAACATGGATCATGAGGAATATgggccaccagggctgtgcccaaagtgccttcTCCAgtggaggatggagctggagcagcacacgaagctcttcccgcactcggggcactcgcagggcttcccttactggtgcctccgttggtgtcgggTCAAATGAGAACTCtgtgagaagctcttcccacagtgggcacactcgtagggcctctccccagtgtggatgcgccggtgtctgatgaggtgggagttgcgctggaatcccttcccgcagtcagggcattggaagggcctctcctctgtgtgaatccgatagtgccggaggagactggagctgctctgaaacCCCTTcttgcatttatcacactcatagggcctctcccctgtgtggatcttTTGGTGGCAGAGCAGGTAGGAAtgctggctgaagctcttcccacattccccacacttgtagggccgttccccagtgtggatgttcCGGTGCTGGATCAggttagagctctgtctgaagctcttcccacactccccacactcatagggccgttccccagtgtgggtcctttGGTGGCGGATCAGGCTGGAGCAccggctgaagctcttcccacattcctcacactcgtggggcctctccccagtgtggatgcgctggtgcctgacAAGATGTGTGTTTCGCCTGAAGCCCTGcccgcagtcagggcagcggaagggcctctcctctgtgtgtgtgtgctggtgcaggaggagattggagctggtctgaaacctcttcctgcattgatcacactcatagggccgttccccagtgtgggtcctttGGTGCTTGATCAGGTCAGAGCTCCacttgaagctcttcccacactccatgCATGTGTGGGGCTTcaccccatcatggagctgctcatggagcaccagctccgagctctggctccatctccggccgccttcccggcccaggctggctctttccccctcacatccccgccatctgcgtttgcagcccctcctcgtgcggcatttccagggcttttcctccgcgttggcttcctgcgccgtggagccgctcaaaacggcctctgccaccaggttctgccgcgggcatttgtcctccctgctctccatgctcaactcctgctctgggggaggaaggacaaggacaggatgggatttgcctccgtgccacaggcaagggcaacgagatccccccagggctgtgctgcagccgagggccgtgctgggctgggagatggagcagcacagaggagaaaGGGACACTCATCGCCAGCTAGGGGCTGtgcacaaatcacaaacaggatgGGACTGCTAGGAACGCgtcttgagctgttttattttccagcatcagtctcattacttGGTTATGACAGTGGGAacatgccagcagctcacatcccaggtgggagacaaagaacttaatgttaaAACTTACGTTAAAAGggttttgaccaatcacacaaagcaaaagcatattgaccaTAGTTCTATCCGGTTAAAaaaatgcttgcttatttcaaatacctgcttgtaagccttaaaacacgatgcacagagctccattattaagcttggaaattcctaatatcttgctagatataCTTTTCTGCAGGTTAGGGAGTTAGTCTAGATAAGCATTAAggcacagaccattgttctatttctcctTACTTTCTCCTTCTTATATAATTTTTCTGCAGACCAATCTTACAGCTGCTGCaaagctctaatcacagttctactgtctCTGAGGCTTGTCTTTTGCAGCTTTACCCAAAATCCTCTGATTTTAAGGATTCCAGAGACACTGACTTCCTGCTCACCTGCCTCAGTGTCCTggggcatcttcctcttcctcgcagCCTCCCAGGGTTTAgcaatgggaaatcctggtttggggaaaacaagggatCAGCACGTTGATTCTGAAGGTCCCTCtgcccaagtccatctctacaAGTCACCGGCCATCTGGGCTCcagaaaaacctcccaaacaccaagattcagccCTGAAAAACCCTCCTAGGAGTTCCCCATCCCTGGTCCCTCCCCTTTGGTGTTTGGGGgttcccccctgtcccagctgctggggtcaTGCTTGGATTgggtgcctgccctgcccaggctgctggcagtccCAGCAATGCCAAAAGCTCCCCCCTCTtagctctccccatttcgggatgctgGGGCCTTTTGGGCTCCTGggctcccctcattctctgctctgggctgcagcggctccaaggagtcccccctgcccctctccaggctcttgaggctcccgccaatggtggcgctcccccctctctggcctccccactttggcctcctggggcacacagggctctgctcctccaggctgcctctgccagcagccgccaccgccaccccccgataTCCCCCCGAGGagccttttccgctcagccttggacttcttcattctccaaacatccccccaaaaacccaactgggagcaactgggagtgactgggaacaTGCTGGAGAGAACTGGGCtacactgggacatactgggagtgactggaacaAAAGTAAGGGTGAAagagagcaactggaaccatgtggAGCACAACTGGTTTATtctggcagggactgggagcacactggggCCATATTTTAatcatactgggagggactggactAATACTGGGAGTATTTAAGAGCGACTGGGAACACACCCTGCACATACTGGGCCTAACTGGGAGCACGCTGGCagcaaatggcatcatactgggactgactgggctGATCTAGGAAGCAACTGGAGCCATGCTGGAGGCATGGGGGTCCCAGGCCCACCCTGAACCGAGGTCTGGGTGTTTcggggggagggggcacagcaggggTTCCCCCTCCCCCCGTTTTTGGGGGGTCTCCCAcggtgccccctccccaaaaagctCCAGGGGCCCCCTGAAGTGGCTCCTGTTCCACCGGCTGGTGCCcactgtcatggtttgacactggcacaatgctaGTACCCCCATgagaataccctctccctggtttctgctgtgagatgggaccaggaataagcaaagcaggctcccacttaggaaaaaaaaattattaactaaactacaagggaaaggaaaaaaagaaaaaagaaaaaaagaaacacacaaggaaaatgaaaacttcacaaatacatctcctcctcctccccaccaaattcccaatacaatacatcccccaaatcatcgactctcagtccggcaccacccttcagaatactccatcctcagttcatcaagaggagaaggagtccttcttgtgccaatggggacctcttcctttcatgtccagcactctcaccactgaacacggaccagagctgcttctagggtcgacttttaaggatgcttcgtcccactgcaaaaaggcacagtctcaactttgggacatcaGTCCCCCCatatttcaccccctggggccgaggggtaccaacaccgaaccctcttggttctgaggcattgcctccccctagaatgcagtctctgtatcacaaggaaacatggctctgtccatggctacacaaagagtccagcataagctactccatcatctcttccacctgaattcttctctattcttttcAGATCTCTCCCTTGCTCAGACCTCCAACTCTTACTCAGTTCCCTCTTCATCTTCTGCTCCATCCCCCTCCAGGAGAGGTCAATGCTCTGAAGAGTTTTCATTGTCCACAAAAGGGTTAAAAGCTCTTACAAGTGGCCGGACACATCAATTTCAAGATAACAGTCCTCGGCACCGGcacactctctctctctgagcGGGGGGCTGCCTGGTACCTGGCTAAACAAACTCCTggtgcttctctctctcctccacCCTTGGGCCAGGCCTACCTCATGGCCACGTGGCTTCCCCGCCCCCCGCCCAGCCGGGAactgggggggaggggggggggggggggggggcaagacccgaactctttcccgccggaaatcCAAAATAGCCTCctaggggagagccctgcttttaaccctgtgttctcagaggcggatccaatgtcccaatggccacactaggtgccaatattaaaatctgagcacccattggcctgaccacagcatcccagaaaacatatttcctgtcaaaccaccacacccCCTGATCCAGGATGGCCCCTGGTGAGtctgggggttctggggggattttggggggctttttttgagatttagggatttttgggacatttggggatctttggaagggcttgggggggtttgggggtgttctGGGGactttttggaattttggggcatttttgaggcaatttttgggagggttttgggggatttgggtgaGGCTTTTTTgagttttgggggattttattgGGAGTTTAGGAGGAATTATGGGGTTTTTGGAGATAATTatttggttttgggggattacaggattttggggcatttatggatttggggaatttggatTTTGGGAGATTTTATTGGGGTTTaggtggggttttgttttttggggggggtttatTGAaatttttgggagattttttttaactttggtGAGTTCCACTGAGATTTTGTAGGATTCTGTGGTATTTTGGAgcattttattctgatttttaggGGCTTTAGGGTacattttgtggaattttgggggtccttGTGTGGtctgggagggctctggggttgtccccaggtgtggggaagggctgagagGCACCAAAATCTCCTTAAAACCCCCAAGAGTCCCAATAAAACCTACGAAATCCCAACTGAAGATCACAAAATCCCATTAGAACACtctaaaatcccattaaaagtCCACAAAATGTCTTGAAATCCcaacaaatccccaaaatcctaaTTAAGCCccacaaatcccccaaaaatgtccccaaaaccaCATGaaaccccataaaatcccacagaagaccaaaagaaatcctggcaacACCCAAAGAAGACCACAAAACCCCTGCGaaactccacaaaaatccccaaaaaccccccaaaattttcGTTAAAAAACCCTGACCTCCAAAGAATCCCACTAAATGCCTCCAGAATTCCAagaaaaccaccccaaatcccacagaaattccaaaaaaatccccaaaaatttaagagaatcccaaaaaatcctcacaaAATCCCAGTAATCCCaccaaaattataaaaaaacccaaaccaaaacaaaaaaagattcAATGAACCCCCAAAAACCTCGAGAAACACACCCCCCCCAAATGCCAATAAACCCCCCCAACGTGTcaataaaaccccccaaaatccctgaaaattctgcaCCTCCCCAAAACCCAATCCTTCTCTCGGAAAACCCCAATAATCGCCCCTGAGCTCCCCACAAACTCCCGCAGCCCAAGAAAGCCCCaaatgccccagccctgcctggccctccCTGGTCCCTCCCAGTCCCGCCCAGGCCCGTCTGGGGCCGCAGCCAAAACTCCCCAGAGCGAGCGCGGAGGGCCCGGAGCGAGCCTGGAGCCCATCCCGGGCTCGGCCTCAGGCTCGGCCCCTCGGGGGCATTTTGGGCTGGCCTGGGCAGGGTTAGGGTGGGCTCGGATCCCTTGCGGGCATTCCCAGCCTTGCCGGGGGGATTTTAGGCCCCTTTGGCTGATTTGAGGCCGAATCTGGTGGGTTTGAGGGGAAGATTTTGGATCCCTTTGGACGATTTGAGGCCCACATGGGTGAATTTAATCCTGTGTGAGTGATTTTGAGTCCCTTTATTTGGTGATTTTGGGTTCATTTGAGTAGGTCTTCTGCTTCATTGTGTAATTTTAGGTCAAACCAAGTCATTTAGGATGATTTGAGGTCCTCTTCTGTTGGTTTCAGGCTGGTTTCGGTGATTTTATGTCAATTTAGGTGATTTTTGTTAAATCTGGATGGATTTTAGGCGCCTTCGGGAGATTTTAGGCCAAAGCAGGTACTTTCAGGGTGGATTTGAAACCCATTTTGGAGATTTAAGGGTGATTTTAGGCCATTTGAGGGAGGTGTCAACCAGTTTGGGCAATTTTAGTCCCCTTTGGTTGGATTTTAGACCCATTTGGATAATTTTAATCCTCTTTGACTGATTATAGGCCAAACTTGGTTGATGTAGGCTGAATTTGAGGCCCTTTTGGGTGACTTTAAACCAAACCAGGCCCTTTCAGGATCGCGCGTCCCCTTGGCCCCACCCCTTTCCCCTCACAgttccctgccctttccctgccccctttcccctcaAGGTTCAGCCTTCGGGaacaggggaggaggaggagggaggaaggaagaggcCAAGCGGCCGCAACacaagaggagagggagaatCTCGTGGCCCGGGCACTCCCTGGAGTCGCCACAGCCCCGGGAGCATCGGCCCCCATCTCGTAAgtgcctgggcagggggagctcGGCCCAAATATCCTGGGGGGTgcctgggtttggttttttttggggggatgtttgcagctggcagggctccAAAGCCGAGCCGCAGATGGCCCTCGGGGGGACATCAGGGGTCCCCGGGaggtgtttttgggggtcccggtgTGGGTGGCGGCAGAGCCCCAGCGGGGGGCGGGGGGATGCGGGTCCCCCCGCAGTGGGGGTTGGGCTTCCCAGCCGGGCCCTCCGAGCTCTGCCGGGGCCATGTGGGGACCGCTTGGGAGAGGCGGCCCCGGCGGGGGGACACCGGTTCTGGGGAGCCCCAGGAGTAGCTGCGGCTTCACCGAGCGGGAGCCCAGAGAGAGGAGAGCCCCAGAAGGGCAAAGCGGGGACCCCGAGAGGGGGGGACCCCTGGGATTGCCGGGACCCCGGCAAtggggggtgctggggctggagaggcGGGATGGCCGGGAAAGGGGTTCAGGGGTGCCGGTGCCGGCAGTGGCTGCTCCCGGTATGagcccagtcactcccagtcaTTCTCTATGATGATGC from Agelaius phoeniceus isolate bAgePho1 chromosome 28, bAgePho1.hap1, whole genome shotgun sequence encodes the following:
- the LOC129132353 gene encoding uncharacterized protein LOC129132353: MLEDFPLLNPGRLRGRGRCPRTLRQELSMESREDKCPRQNLVAEAVLSGSTAQEANAEEKPWKCRTRRGCKRRWRGCEGERASLGREGGRRWSQSSELVLHEQLHDGVKPHTCMECGKSFKWSSDLIKHQRTHTGERPYECDQCRKRFQTSSNLLLHQHTHTEERPFRCPDCGQGFRRNTHLVRHQRIHTGERPHECEECGKSFSRCSSLIRHQRTHTGERPYECGECGKSFRQSSNLIQHRNIHTGERPYKCGECGKSFSQHSYLLCHQKIHTGERPYECDKCKKGFQSSSSLLRHYRIHTEERPFQCPDCGKGFQRNSHLIRHRRIHTGERPYECAHCGKSFSQSSHLTRHQRRHQ